A stretch of the Erwinia sp. SLM-02 genome encodes the following:
- a CDS encoding YjgN family protein, translating into MENNTSQPQRHPVLFHGRSGEYFSIWLVNALLTMITLGIYSAWATVRRRRYFYGNTEIAGDRFDYHARPINLLIGRIIVFIGLVLFFIISSISPALTLIAMLAFFALIPWIVIRSWRYNALMSSFRGVRFNYHCRIGRAYWTMYMAPVLMILALLLVVGMIGAAGATSGNISTTMTVGVICFVLYLVGLAAIQGTVAALNHDLYINNMAFGQLPFKAELSKKTFIKMVLIGFLIMLPFLIVAGLLIGSLFASIIYASAMGVSDPEMLGNMMAGNVLNIFLTFLVILFGGLVSSAYLVVAQRNYVFGQTRLGDKLRLKSTLSTGAFLALTLTNTLIVIFTLGLGTPIAEIRLARYLAKSTELEGDISLDEVMAHHDSARTAVAEEVVSAFDINAGI; encoded by the coding sequence ATGGAAAACAATACCTCGCAACCTCAGCGCCATCCGGTGCTGTTTCACGGTCGCTCTGGCGAATATTTCTCAATCTGGTTAGTTAACGCATTATTGACCATGATTACGCTGGGGATATATTCCGCCTGGGCTACCGTGCGCCGTCGTCGCTATTTCTATGGCAATACTGAAATCGCCGGCGATCGCTTTGATTATCATGCCCGGCCGATCAATCTCCTTATTGGTCGCATTATTGTTTTTATTGGTCTGGTGCTGTTCTTTATTATCTCCTCGATTTCCCCGGCCCTGACCCTGATAGCCATGCTGGCCTTCTTTGCCCTCATCCCGTGGATAGTGATCCGCAGCTGGCGCTACAACGCGCTGATGAGCAGCTTCCGCGGCGTGCGTTTTAACTACCACTGCCGTATTGGCCGCGCATACTGGACGATGTACATGGCACCGGTGCTGATGATTCTGGCGCTGCTACTGGTGGTCGGCATGATCGGCGCAGCGGGTGCAACCAGCGGTAACATCAGCACCACGATGACCGTCGGTGTGATTTGCTTCGTGCTGTATCTGGTGGGGCTGGCGGCAATACAGGGGACCGTGGCTGCACTGAACCACGATCTGTATATCAATAATATGGCGTTTGGTCAGCTGCCGTTTAAGGCCGAGCTGAGCAAAAAGACATTTATTAAAATGGTGCTGATCGGCTTCCTGATTATGCTGCCGTTTTTGATTGTGGCGGGTCTGCTGATAGGTTCGTTATTTGCCTCAATCATTTATGCTTCTGCAATGGGCGTCAGCGATCCGGAGATGCTGGGTAATATGATGGCCGGCAACGTGCTGAATATTTTCCTGACCTTCCTGGTCATTCTGTTCGGGGGCTTAGTCTCTTCCGCTTATTTAGTGGTGGCGCAGCGTAATTATGTGTTCGGTCAGACCCGACTGGGCGATAAGCTTCGTCTTAAGTCAACGTTATCCACGGGTGCCTTCCTGGCGCTGACGCTGACCAATACGCTGATCGTTATTTTCACCCTCGGACTGGGGACGCCAATTGCTGAAATCCGTCTGGCGCGCTATCTGGCTAAAAGCACCGAGCTGGAAGGGGATATCTCGCTGGATGAAGTCATGGCCCACCATGACTCGGCCCGTACGGCGGTGGCAGAAGAGGTCGTTTCCGCTTTCGATATTAACGCGGGAATCTGA
- a CDS encoding M48 family metallopeptidase, with translation MQLNGYYQSPGRAAREAARLTLHERHLVLDCHEQRQTELLNAITVSDALGTIPLTLTFADGGRFVPEDDAAFRQWWQQRHRPGLVHRLERHRRGVGLTLLATLAAIALYIWVILPAASTALASNMPAYVERQVGQQTLLLLRSSGFSDGKLTPEQQQRMERLFLAVIPGEMKQDAVPLRLKVMHFDGGANAFMLADGTLVVSDELVRMAKSDDALAAVMLHEIGHHRYRHPMRMLVRSSLISLSYMWLTGDVSGIGDTLLQSAAFVHQMQFSRGMEREADAYAITQMKAQGRSLAAMAEIYSQLQQSGEKESGGLSLPEWMSTHPDMPERIKGIRAAE, from the coding sequence TTGCAGCTTAACGGCTATTATCAGTCTCCCGGACGGGCAGCTCGCGAGGCTGCCCGTCTCACATTGCACGAGCGTCATCTGGTGCTGGATTGCCACGAGCAGCGGCAAACTGAATTGCTCAATGCCATCACCGTATCCGATGCGCTGGGGACTATCCCGCTGACGCTGACCTTCGCCGACGGCGGGCGCTTTGTGCCGGAGGACGATGCGGCCTTTCGCCAGTGGTGGCAGCAGCGCCACCGTCCGGGGCTGGTGCATCGTCTGGAGCGGCACCGTCGCGGCGTCGGGCTGACCCTGTTGGCCACGCTGGCCGCTATCGCCCTCTATATCTGGGTGATCCTGCCTGCTGCCAGCACCGCGCTGGCTTCAAATATGCCGGCTTACGTTGAGCGACAGGTGGGGCAGCAAACCCTGCTGCTGTTACGTAGCAGCGGCTTTAGCGACGGCAAACTGACGCCGGAGCAGCAGCAGCGTATGGAACGCCTGTTTCTGGCTGTTATTCCCGGCGAGATGAAGCAGGACGCGGTACCGCTGCGGCTGAAGGTTATGCATTTCGACGGCGGAGCGAATGCTTTTATGCTGGCGGACGGTACGCTGGTGGTGAGTGACGAGCTGGTTCGGATGGCGAAAAGTGACGATGCGCTGGCGGCGGTGATGCTGCATGAGATTGGCCATCATCGTTATCGCCACCCGATGCGGATGCTGGTACGTTCGTCGCTGATATCGCTGAGCTACATGTGGCTGACCGGCGACGTCAGCGGCATTGGTGACACGCTGTTGCAGTCGGCGGCGTTTGTGCATCAGATGCAGTTTTCGCGCGGCATGGAACGGGAAGCGGATGCGTATGCCATTACGCAGATGAAGGCGCAGGGGCGTTCTCTGGCGGCGATGGCGGAGATTTATAGCCAGCTTCAGCAGTCGGGCGAGAAGGAGAGCGGGGGGCTGAGTTTACCTGAATGGATGAGCACTCACCCGGATATGCCGGAGCGGATTAAGGGGATTCGGGCGGCGGAATAG
- a CDS encoding valine--tRNA ligase, which translates to MEKTYNPQDIEQPLYEHWEKQGYFKPNGDTSQESFCIMIPPPNVTGSLHMGHAFQQTIMDTMIRYQRMQGKNTLWQAGTDHAGIATQMVVERKIAAEEGKTRQDYGRDAFIEKIWQWKEESGGTITRQMRRLGNSVDWERERFTMDEGLSNAVKEVFVRLHKENLIYRGKRLVNWDPKLRTAISDLEVENRESKGSMWHLRYPLADGVKTADGKDYLVVATTRPETVLGDTGVAVNPEDPRYKDLIGKFLVLPLVNRRIPIVGDEHADMEKGTGCVKITPAHDFNDYEVGRRHKLPMINILTFDGDIRESAQVFDTNGEECDDHGTEIPLAFQKLERFAARKAIVAAMDELGLLDEIKPHDLTVPYGDRGGVVIEPMLTDQWYVRTAPLAKVAVEAVENGDIQFVPKQYENMYFSWMRDIQDWCISRQLWWGHRIPAWYDAEGNVYVARTEAEVRAENNIADDVVLTQDEDVLDTWFSSGLWTFSTLGWPENTEALRTFHPTSVLVSGFDIIFFWIARMIMLTMHFIKDEDGKPQVPFKTVYMTGLIRDDEGQKMSKSKGNVIDPLDMVDGISLEDLLEKRTGNMMQPQLAEKIRKRTEKQFPNGIEPHGTDALRFTLAALASTGRDINWDMKRLEGYRNFCNKLWNASRFVLMNTEEHDCGFNGGELELSLADRWILAEFNQTVKAYRDALDSYRFDIAAGILYEFTWNQFCDWYLELAKPVMNGGTEAQLRGTRNTLVTVLESLLRLAHPIIPFITETIWQRVKVLKNISDDTIMLQPMPEFDAARVDAVAMADTEWLKQAIVAVRNIRNEMNISPAKPLDVLLRGASDEAARRVTENHNFLKTLARLDKLELLPAGDKGPVSVTKLVEGAELLIPMAELVDKTAELERLAKEVGKIDVEMEKITAKLGNEGFVARAPEAVVAKERERLADFEQAKIKLIEQQGVIAAL; encoded by the coding sequence ATGGAAAAGACATATAACCCGCAAGATATCGAGCAGCCGCTTTACGAGCACTGGGAAAAGCAGGGCTACTTCAAACCGAATGGCGACACCAGCCAGGAAAGCTTCTGCATCATGATCCCGCCGCCGAACGTCACCGGTAGCTTGCATATGGGTCACGCCTTCCAGCAGACCATTATGGACACCATGATCCGCTACCAGCGTATGCAGGGGAAAAACACCCTGTGGCAGGCGGGGACCGACCATGCCGGTATCGCCACCCAGATGGTGGTTGAGCGCAAAATCGCAGCCGAAGAAGGCAAAACCCGTCAGGATTACGGCCGCGACGCGTTTATCGAAAAAATCTGGCAGTGGAAGGAAGAGTCCGGCGGCACCATCACCCGCCAGATGCGCCGCCTAGGCAACTCGGTTGACTGGGAGCGCGAGCGCTTCACCATGGATGAAGGCCTGTCCAACGCGGTGAAAGAGGTGTTCGTTCGCCTGCACAAAGAGAACCTGATCTATCGCGGCAAGCGCCTGGTTAACTGGGATCCTAAACTGCGCACCGCCATTTCCGATCTGGAAGTGGAGAACCGCGAATCCAAAGGATCGATGTGGCACCTGCGCTACCCGCTGGCCGACGGCGTGAAAACCGCCGACGGTAAAGACTACCTGGTCGTTGCCACCACCCGTCCGGAAACCGTGCTCGGTGATACCGGCGTGGCCGTAAACCCGGAAGATCCGCGCTATAAAGATCTGATCGGCAAGTTCCTCGTGCTGCCGCTGGTTAACCGCCGTATTCCGATCGTTGGCGACGAGCACGCCGATATGGAAAAAGGCACCGGCTGCGTGAAGATCACCCCGGCGCACGACTTCAACGACTACGAAGTGGGCCGCCGCCACAAGTTGCCGATGATCAACATCCTGACCTTCGACGGTGATATCCGCGAATCCGCTCAGGTGTTTGATACCAACGGTGAAGAGTGCGACGACCACGGGACCGAGATTCCGCTGGCGTTCCAGAAGCTGGAGCGCTTTGCCGCGCGTAAAGCCATTGTGGCCGCGATGGACGAACTGGGCCTGCTGGACGAAATCAAACCGCACGATCTGACCGTCCCTTACGGCGATCGCGGCGGCGTGGTAATTGAACCGATGCTGACCGATCAGTGGTACGTGCGTACCGCACCGCTGGCGAAAGTTGCGGTGGAAGCGGTAGAAAACGGCGACATCCAGTTCGTGCCTAAGCAGTATGAAAACATGTACTTCTCATGGATGCGTGATATCCAGGACTGGTGCATCTCGCGTCAGCTGTGGTGGGGCCACCGCATCCCGGCCTGGTACGATGCAGAAGGCAACGTCTACGTGGCGCGTACCGAAGCCGAAGTGCGTGCGGAAAACAATATCGCCGACGACGTGGTGCTGACCCAGGACGAAGACGTGCTGGATACCTGGTTCTCTTCCGGGCTGTGGACCTTCTCCACCCTCGGCTGGCCGGAGAATACCGAAGCGCTGCGCACTTTCCACCCAACCAGCGTGCTGGTCAGCGGCTTCGACATTATCTTCTTCTGGATTGCGCGCATGATCATGCTGACCATGCACTTCATCAAGGACGAAGACGGCAAGCCGCAGGTTCCGTTCAAGACCGTGTATATGACCGGCCTGATCCGCGACGATGAAGGGCAGAAGATGTCCAAGTCGAAGGGTAACGTTATCGATCCGCTGGATATGGTTGACGGTATTTCGCTGGAAGATCTGCTGGAAAAACGCACCGGCAATATGATGCAGCCGCAGCTGGCGGAGAAAATCCGCAAGCGTACCGAGAAGCAGTTCCCGAACGGTATTGAACCGCACGGCACCGACGCCCTGCGCTTTACCCTGGCGGCGCTGGCCTCAACCGGTCGCGACATCAACTGGGATATGAAGCGCCTGGAAGGCTACCGCAACTTCTGTAACAAGCTGTGGAACGCCAGCCGCTTTGTGCTGATGAACACCGAAGAGCACGACTGCGGCTTTAACGGCGGCGAGCTGGAGCTGTCGCTGGCGGACCGCTGGATCCTGGCTGAATTTAACCAGACGGTGAAAGCCTACCGCGATGCGCTGGACAGCTATCGCTTTGATATCGCTGCCGGCATTCTGTACGAGTTCACCTGGAACCAGTTCTGCGACTGGTATCTGGAGCTGGCCAAGCCGGTGATGAACGGCGGCACCGAAGCCCAGCTGCGCGGCACGCGTAATACGCTGGTGACGGTGCTGGAATCGCTGCTGCGCCTGGCGCATCCGATTATTCCATTTATCACCGAAACCATCTGGCAGCGCGTGAAGGTGCTGAAGAACATCAGCGACGACACTATCATGCTGCAGCCGATGCCGGAGTTCGATGCGGCGCGCGTGGATGCCGTGGCAATGGCGGATACCGAGTGGCTGAAGCAGGCGATTGTCGCGGTGCGTAATATTCGCAACGAGATGAACATCTCCCCGGCCAAGCCGCTGGATGTGCTGCTGCGCGGAGCCAGCGATGAGGCGGCCCGCCGCGTGACTGAAAACCACAACTTCCTGAAGACGCTGGCGCGTCTGGATAAGCTGGAGCTGCTGCCTGCCGGAGATAAAGGCCCGGTGTCGGTAACCAAGCTGGTTGAGGGTGCCGAGCTGCTGATCCCGATGGCCGAGCTGGTGGATAAAACCGCCGAGCTGGAGCGTCTGGCGAAGGAAGTGGGCAAGATTGACGTGGAGATGGAGAAGATTACCGCCAAGCTGGGGAACGAAGGTTTTGTTGCCCGTGCGCCGGAAGCGGTTGTCGCCAAGGAGCGTGAGCGCCTGGCGGACTTCGAGCAGGCCAAGATCAAGCTGATTGAGCAGCAGGGCGTGATTGCCGCGCTGTAA
- a CDS encoding DNA polymerase III subunit chi has product MKNATFYLLETDTPVGGLSAQEALVCDLAEARWRDGKRVLIACEDEAQAIRLDEALWQRPASAFVPHNLAGEGPKYGAPVELAWPQRRGNAPRDLLISLLPQFADFATAFYEVIDFVPYEESLKQLARDRYKVYRSVGFHLNTATPPLPPTT; this is encoded by the coding sequence ATGAAAAACGCAACGTTCTATCTGCTGGAAACCGATACGCCGGTCGGCGGGCTGAGCGCGCAGGAAGCGCTGGTCTGCGATCTGGCGGAGGCCCGCTGGCGTGACGGCAAACGCGTGCTGATAGCCTGTGAAGACGAAGCGCAGGCCATCCGGCTGGATGAAGCGCTGTGGCAGCGACCTGCCAGCGCCTTTGTGCCGCATAATCTGGCCGGTGAAGGCCCGAAATACGGCGCGCCGGTCGAGCTGGCCTGGCCGCAGCGTCGCGGCAATGCGCCGCGCGATCTGCTGATCAGCCTGCTGCCGCAGTTTGCAGATTTTGCCACCGCTTTCTATGAAGTGATAGACTTCGTACCCTATGAAGAATCTTTGAAACAGCTGGCGCGCGATCGCTACAAAGTGTATCGCAGCGTTGGATTCCACTTGAATACGGCAACGCCGCCCTTGCCACCAACGACATAG